One genomic window of Fusobacterium simiae includes the following:
- the ispG gene encoding flavodoxin-dependent (E)-4-hydroxy-3-methylbut-2-enyl-diphosphate synthase, translating into MEGKTRVVKVANLKIGGNNPIIIQSMTNTNSADVEATVEQINELEKAGCQLVRMTINNIKAAEAIKEIKKKVNLPLVADIHFDYRLALLAIENGIDKLRINPGNIGSDENVKKVVEAAKEKKIPIRIGVNSGSIEKEILEKYGKPCVDALVESAMYHVRLLEKFDFFDIIVSLKSSNVKMMVEAYRKISSLVDYPLHLGVTEAGTKFQGTIKSAIGIGSLLVDGIGDTLRVSLTENPVEEIKVAKEILKVLDLSNEGVEIISCPTCGRTEIDLIGLAKEVEEEFENEKNKFKIAVMGCVVNGPGEAREADYGIAAGKGIGILFKKGEIIKKVSENNLLEELKKMISEDLKKKS; encoded by the coding sequence ATGGAAGGGAAAACAAGAGTTGTAAAAGTTGCAAATTTGAAAATAGGTGGAAATAATCCTATAATTATTCAATCTATGACTAATACAAATTCAGCTGATGTAGAAGCAACTGTTGAGCAAATAAATGAACTAGAAAAAGCAGGTTGTCAGCTTGTTAGAATGACAATAAATAATATTAAAGCAGCAGAAGCAATAAAAGAAATTAAAAAGAAAGTTAATCTTCCTTTGGTTGCAGATATACATTTTGATTATAGATTAGCACTTTTAGCCATTGAAAATGGTATTGATAAATTGAGAATCAATCCAGGAAATATTGGTTCTGATGAAAATGTAAAAAAAGTTGTAGAAGCAGCAAAAGAAAAAAAAATTCCTATTAGAATAGGAGTTAATTCTGGTTCAATAGAAAAAGAAATTTTAGAAAAATATGGAAAACCTTGTGTAGATGCTTTAGTTGAAAGTGCTATGTACCATGTTAGACTACTTGAAAAATTTGATTTTTTTGATATAATAGTATCATTAAAGTCAAGTAATGTGAAAATGATGGTAGAAGCATATAGAAAAATTAGTTCACTTGTTGACTATCCGTTACATTTAGGAGTGACTGAAGCAGGTACAAAGTTTCAAGGAACAATTAAATCTGCAATAGGAATAGGTTCGCTATTAGTAGATGGCATAGGAGATACTTTAAGGGTTTCTTTAACTGAAAATCCTGTAGAAGAAATAAAGGTAGCTAAAGAAATTTTAAAAGTTTTAGATTTGTCTAATGAAGGGGTTGAAATTATATCTTGCCCAACTTGTGGAAGAACAGAAATAGATTTGATAGGACTAGCAAAAGAAGTTGAAGAAGAGTTTGAAAATGAAAAAAATAAATTTAAAATAGCTGTTATGGGCTGTGTTGTAAATGGACCAGGTGAAGCAAGAGAAGCTGATTATGGAATAGCGGCTGGTAAAGGGATAGGAATATTATTTAAAAAAGGTGAAATTATTAAAAAAGTTTCTGAAAATAATTTATTGGAGGAATTAAAGAAGATGATAAGTGAGGATTTAAAAAAGAAAAGTTAA
- a CDS encoding peptidoglycan DD-metalloendopeptidase family protein — translation MKRIVRKTMGYTLILAIVVFSFRLYMVSSKEVFDNALFTDYFQVDEAGNGGLELTTSNFTTFEKEYNFVKEEVIEKKEEKPATPQKRAEKITYKVQKRDTVQSVAKKFGVKPETIMINNKTAMDNKLKAGEVLTFPSIDGLYYKLQKNETLAKVSKKYGVKVVDIVDYNNINPKKLKAGTTLFLKGVTLKKYKDVEERLIAAQQAREEQKKSKGQKGKGNKGTGSAPPDTGGGDDGGAPVSHSGEGFAFPVRYAGVSSPFGNRYHPVLRRYILHTGVDLVAKYVPLRASKAGVVTFAGNMSGYGKIIIIRHDNGYETRYAHLSVISTNVGEHVNKGDLIGKTGNSGRTTGAHLHFEIRQNGVPKNPMKYLQ, via the coding sequence ATGAAAAGAATTGTTAGAAAGACAATGGGCTATACATTGATTCTAGCTATTGTTGTGTTCTCTTTTAGATTATATATGGTTTCTAGTAAAGAAGTGTTTGACAATGCACTATTTACTGATTACTTCCAAGTAGATGAGGCCGGAAATGGAGGGTTGGAGTTAACTACTAGTAACTTTACTACTTTTGAAAAAGAATATAATTTTGTAAAAGAAGAAGTTATAGAAAAGAAAGAAGAAAAACCAGCGACTCCTCAAAAAAGAGCAGAAAAAATAACATATAAAGTACAGAAAAGAGATACTGTTCAATCTGTGGCAAAGAAATTTGGAGTTAAACCAGAAACAATTATGATTAATAATAAAACTGCTATGGATAATAAATTAAAAGCTGGTGAAGTTCTAACTTTCCCATCAATAGATGGGCTTTATTACAAGCTTCAAAAAAATGAAACACTTGCAAAAGTTTCTAAAAAATATGGAGTAAAAGTAGTTGATATAGTTGATTATAACAATATTAATCCTAAAAAATTGAAAGCAGGGACAACTTTATTCTTAAAGGGAGTAACATTAAAGAAATATAAAGATGTTGAAGAAAGACTTATAGCTGCTCAACAAGCTAGAGAAGAACAGAAAAAGAGTAAAGGTCAAAAGGGTAAAGGGAATAAAGGTACTGGATCAGCTCCACCAGATACAGGTGGCGGAGATGATGGAGGAGCACCGGTTTCACATTCAGGAGAAGGTTTTGCTTTCCCTGTTAGATATGCAGGTGTTTCTAGTCCATTTGGAAATAGATACCACCCAGTTTTAAGAAGATATATTTTACATACTGGGGTTGACTTAGTTGCTAAATATGTTCCACTTAGAGCTTCTAAAGCAGGGGTCGTAACTTTTGCTGGAAATATGAGTGGATATGGAAAAATAATAATAATTAGACATGATAATGGATATGAAACTAGATATGCACATTTAAGTGTCATTTCAACTAATGTTGGAGAGCATGTAAATAAAGGTGACTTGATAGGAAAAACAGGAAATTCAGGTCGTACAACAGGGGCTCATTTACACTTTGAAATAAGACAAAATGGAGTTCCTAAAAATCCTATGAAGTACTTACAATAA
- the rho gene encoding transcription termination factor Rho: MDILNKLLLKDLQEIAKVMEIETVVGQKKDELKKLISHSLEENNTELAYGTLDTAPEGFGFLKETTLGKNIYMSASQIKRFKLRRGDQVLGEVRKPIGEEKNFAIRRVLKANDNDLAALESRVPYEELIPTYPTEKFKLGLEQDNVSGRILDLISPIGKGQRALIIAPPKAGKTTFISSIANALIKGEKDTEVWILLIDERPEEVTDIKENVEGATVFASTFDDDPKNHIKVTEEIIEKAKMKVEDGENVVILLDSLTRLARAYNIVMPSSGKLLSGGIDPTALYHPKNFFGAARNIKNGGSLTIIATILVDTGSKMDEVIYEEFKSTGNCDIYLDRQLAEFRIFPAIDITKSGTRKEELLLNKNQIDDIWNLRRLLNDYDNKVSATSALIKAIKITRNNDELLAQLPKVLYK, encoded by the coding sequence ATGGATATTTTAAATAAACTTCTTTTAAAAGATTTACAAGAAATAGCAAAGGTTATGGAAATAGAAACAGTAGTAGGTCAAAAAAAAGATGAATTAAAAAAGTTAATATCACACTCACTTGAAGAGAATAATACAGAACTTGCCTATGGAACTTTAGATACTGCTCCAGAAGGTTTTGGTTTTTTAAAAGAAACAACATTAGGGAAGAATATCTATATGTCTGCTTCACAAATAAAAAGATTTAAACTTAGAAGAGGTGATCAAGTTTTAGGTGAAGTTAGAAAACCAATAGGTGAAGAAAAGAATTTTGCTATAAGAAGAGTTCTAAAAGCTAATGATAATGATTTAGCTGCATTAGAAAGTAGAGTTCCTTATGAAGAATTAATTCCAACTTATCCAACAGAAAAGTTTAAACTTGGCTTGGAACAAGATAATGTTTCTGGAAGAATATTAGATTTAATATCTCCAATAGGCAAAGGACAAAGGGCTCTGATAATTGCTCCGCCAAAAGCAGGAAAAACTACTTTTATAAGTTCTATTGCTAATGCTTTGATCAAGGGGGAAAAAGATACAGAAGTTTGGATACTATTAATAGATGAAAGACCAGAAGAAGTTACTGATATAAAGGAAAATGTGGAAGGGGCGACTGTTTTTGCCTCAACATTTGATGATGATCCCAAAAATCATATAAAAGTAACAGAGGAAATAATAGAAAAAGCAAAAATGAAAGTTGAAGATGGTGAAAATGTAGTAATTTTACTTGATTCATTGACTAGACTTGCAAGGGCATATAATATTGTAATGCCTTCAAGTGGAAAGTTACTTTCAGGAGGAATAGATCCAACAGCATTATATCATCCAAAAAACTTTTTTGGTGCTGCAAGAAATATAAAAAATGGAGGAAGTCTAACAATTATTGCTACAATTCTTGTTGATACAGGAAGTAAAATGGACGAAGTTATCTATGAAGAATTTAAGTCAACAGGAAATTGTGATATTTACTTAGATAGACAGTTAGCTGAATTTAGGATTTTCCCAGCTATAGATATAACCAAATCTGGAACAAGAAAAGAAGAACTACTTCTTAATAAAAATCAAATAGATGATATTTGGAATTTAAGAAGATTGCTAAATGATTACGATAATAAGGTTAGTGCTACCTCAGCACTAATAAAGGCCATAAAAATAACTAGAAACAATGATGAATTATTAGCACAGCTCCCAAAGGTTCTGTACAAATAA
- the miaB gene encoding tRNA (N6-isopentenyl adenosine(37)-C2)-methylthiotransferase MiaB, whose translation MKRASIITYGCQMNVNESAKIKKIFQNLGYDVTEEIDNADAVFLNTCTVREGAATQIFGKLGELKALKEKRGTIIGVTGCFAQEQGEELVKKFPIIDIVMGNQNIGRIPQAIEKIENNESTHEVYTDNEDELPPRLDAEFGTDQTASISITYGCNNFCTFCIVPYVRGRERSVPLEEIVKDVEQYVKKGAKEIVLLGQNVNSYGRDLKNGDNFAKLLDEICKVEGDFIIRFVSPHPRDFTDDVIDVIAKNDKISKCLHLPLQSGSSQILKKMGRGYTKEKYLALVDKIKSKIPGVALTADIIVGFPGETEEDFLDTVDVVQKVSFDNSYMFMYSIRKGTKAATMDNQIEESVKKERLQRLMEAQNKCSFNESSKYKDRIVRVLVEGPSKKNKEVLSGRTSTNKVVLFKGNSSLKGQFVNVKINECKTWTLYGEIV comes from the coding sequence GTGAAAAGGGCATCAATCATCACTTATGGATGTCAAATGAATGTAAATGAAAGTGCAAAGATAAAAAAGATTTTTCAAAATTTAGGATATGATGTTACAGAAGAAATTGATAATGCAGATGCAGTTTTTTTGAACACTTGTACAGTAAGAGAAGGTGCAGCAACACAAATATTTGGAAAATTAGGCGAATTAAAAGCACTTAAAGAAAAAAGAGGGACTATAATAGGAGTTACAGGTTGTTTTGCACAAGAACAAGGAGAAGAACTTGTAAAGAAATTCCCAATAATTGACATAGTTATGGGAAATCAAAATATAGGAAGAATACCACAAGCGATAGAAAAAATAGAAAATAATGAAAGTACTCATGAAGTATATACAGATAATGAAGATGAATTACCACCAAGATTGGATGCTGAATTTGGGACTGACCAAACAGCTTCCATTTCAATTACATATGGTTGTAATAATTTTTGCACTTTTTGTATAGTTCCTTATGTTAGAGGGAGAGAAAGGTCTGTTCCTTTAGAAGAAATAGTTAAAGATGTAGAACAATATGTAAAAAAGGGAGCAAAGGAAATAGTATTATTAGGACAAAATGTAAATTCTTATGGGAGGGATTTAAAAAATGGTGATAATTTTGCAAAACTTTTAGATGAAATTTGTAAGGTTGAAGGAGATTTTATAATAAGATTTGTGTCTCCACATCCTAGAGATTTTACTGACGATGTTATTGATGTCATTGCTAAGAATGATAAAATTTCAAAATGCTTGCATCTACCTTTACAATCTGGCTCATCTCAAATTTTAAAAAAAATGGGAAGAGGTTATACTAAAGAAAAATATTTAGCTTTAGTTGACAAAATAAAATCAAAAATTCCTGGTGTAGCTCTAACAGCAGATATTATAGTTGGTTTTCCAGGAGAAACAGAAGAAGACTTTTTAGATACTGTTGATGTTGTACAAAAAGTTAGCTTTGATAATTCATATATGTTTATGTACTCTATAAGAAAAGGGACAAAAGCAGCAACTATGGATAATCAGATTGAAGAATCTGTAAAAAAAGAAAGACTTCAAAGGTTAATGGAGGCCCAAAATAAATGTTCTTTTAATGAAAGTAGTAAATATAAGGATAGAATTGTTAGAGTTTTAGTTGAAGGACCCAGTAAAAAAAATAAAGAAGTTTTATCAGGCAGAACTTCAACAAATAAGGTCGTACTTTTTAAAGGAAATTCAAGTTTAAAAGGCCAATTTGTAAATGTAAAAATTAATGAATGTAAAACTTGGACATTATATGGAGAAATAGTTTAA
- a CDS encoding efflux RND transporter permease subunit yields the protein MKLIKIAIKRTTVTTMISISLLILGIFAMKSMRTELLPDIEYPVVKITTYWPGASAEDVEKQITNKIERVLPNVEGIQNISSESSYENSSISVEFNYGVNIQDKVIEIQREVFQIKNDLPNSAKNSIIRKTEIGTGAITLFLMFVSPDEKALFSYLENYVKPNLETISGVAEVSILGGTKKQLQIQIEPIKLASYNLTPIDIYQIIRKSSMVIPLGSLMNGKEEYVIQALGELESVEEYENILFHSNGDTLRLKDIANVVLTEEDPLNLGFNNGKPATTIAISKSSDGSTIEINKKIIETIKNMEKTMPSNISYFKVFDSSESIKKSINTVGKSALQGLILASLFLWTFFKNKKITLIISFAFPLAISTTFILMKGIHSTFNLISLMGLAIGVGMLTDNSVVVIDNIYNHIQEEKNSIKAAYAGTNQVFSSVLASTLTSIIVFLPIIFSKGIFKEMFQDMVWAIIFSNVAALLVSVTFIPMLASKFMKKNIIQVEGKYFSKIQRKYQTFLSISLKHKKKTVLISLLFAFLIFGIGGKFVKFGFLTKQDYGYYSVIAEFQNGSDFEKIQELRNEIETIIKKESHTKSYFSIIQKRNGTISVNVDIGFKEKRKESIFEIVKKVRREIEKIPDIRTTFFYEYAKGKPKKDIEFQIVGSDLKSIQILTRQIYKEVFKIEGITDVSSSLDSGGKKLEIIFKRDKIRSLNISVKEIEEILSYYLLGGDRTNTVTIKSGNEEIEVLVRLSKKDRKSVKQLENLKIKIADNSFINLSEIADIKKVENQLSIDKINRFYRASIYVNDGGVGTQKIQQELVKIFSEKNKDSSIHYYWGGDAEKMQRSMKELMTTFLIAIFLIYALLASQFESFLFPFLVMGSIPFSLVGVIIGFLITQHTLDAVAMVGVILLIGIVVNNAIVLLDFIQQEERESKNKKEAIEKACNIRLRPILLTSLTTIVGMIPLSLGIGDGSEVYQGLGISIIFGMSFSTLLTLIFVPTTYYMLTSIFSKKL from the coding sequence ATGAAATTAATTAAAATAGCTATTAAAAGAACTACTGTAACTACAATGATTTCTATTTCTTTATTAATTCTTGGAATTTTTGCTATGAAAAGTATGAGAACAGAATTATTACCAGATATTGAATATCCTGTTGTAAAAATTACAACTTATTGGCCTGGAGCTTCTGCTGAGGATGTTGAAAAACAAATTACTAATAAAATAGAAAGGGTTTTACCTAATGTGGAGGGAATACAAAATATTTCTTCTGAATCTAGTTATGAAAACTCAAGTATTTCAGTTGAGTTTAATTATGGAGTCAATATTCAGGATAAGGTTATAGAAATTCAAAGAGAAGTTTTTCAGATAAAAAATGATTTACCTAATTCTGCAAAAAACTCTATTATAAGAAAGACAGAAATTGGAACAGGAGCTATTACCCTATTTTTAATGTTTGTTTCTCCTGATGAAAAAGCACTTTTTTCTTATTTAGAAAATTATGTAAAACCAAATTTAGAAACTATTTCTGGTGTTGCAGAAGTAAGCATTTTAGGAGGAACAAAAAAACAATTACAAATTCAGATAGAACCAATAAAATTAGCAAGTTACAATTTAACTCCAATAGATATTTATCAAATCATTAGAAAATCTTCTATGGTAATTCCACTAGGAAGTTTAATGAATGGAAAGGAAGAATATGTTATTCAGGCTTTGGGAGAATTAGAAAGTGTAGAAGAATATGAAAATATATTATTTCATTCTAATGGAGATACACTTAGATTAAAAGATATTGCCAATGTTGTATTAACAGAAGAAGATCCTCTTAATTTAGGATTTAATAATGGAAAACCTGCTACTACAATTGCTATTTCAAAATCTTCTGATGGAAGCACCATAGAAATAAATAAAAAAATTATAGAAACTATTAAAAATATGGAAAAAACAATGCCTTCTAATATTAGTTATTTTAAAGTATTTGATTCTTCTGAAAGTATAAAAAAATCTATTAATACTGTTGGGAAAAGTGCATTACAAGGTTTAATTTTAGCAAGTTTATTTTTATGGACATTTTTTAAAAATAAAAAAATAACTTTAATTATCAGCTTTGCATTTCCTCTTGCAATTTCTACTACTTTTATTTTAATGAAAGGAATACATTCTACATTTAATTTAATTTCTTTAATGGGACTTGCTATAGGTGTTGGAATGTTAACAGATAATTCAGTTGTAGTTATTGATAATATTTATAATCATATACAAGAAGAAAAGAACTCAATAAAAGCTGCTTATGCAGGAACAAATCAAGTATTTTCTTCTGTGCTTGCATCTACTTTGACATCAATTATTGTATTTTTACCAATTATTTTTTCAAAGGGCATATTTAAAGAAATGTTTCAGGATATGGTATGGGCTATTATCTTTTCAAATGTAGCAGCACTTTTAGTTTCTGTTACTTTTATTCCAATGCTAGCAAGCAAATTTATGAAGAAAAATATAATTCAAGTAGAAGGAAAATATTTTTCTAAAATTCAAAGAAAATATCAAACTTTTCTTAGCATATCTTTAAAACATAAGAAAAAAACTGTTTTAATTTCTTTACTTTTTGCTTTTTTAATTTTTGGAATAGGAGGAAAATTTGTAAAATTTGGATTCTTAACAAAACAAGATTACGGTTATTACTCTGTCATTGCAGAATTTCAAAATGGAAGTGATTTTGAAAAAATACAAGAGCTTAGGAATGAAATTGAAACTATTATAAAAAAAGAATCTCATACAAAAAGTTATTTTTCCATTATACAAAAAAGAAATGGAACTATTTCTGTGAATGTAGATATTGGTTTTAAGGAAAAAAGAAAGGAAAGCATTTTTGAAATAGTGAAAAAAGTCCGTAGAGAAATAGAAAAAATCCCAGATATACGAACTACATTTTTCTATGAATATGCTAAAGGAAAACCTAAAAAAGATATAGAATTTCAAATAGTAGGAAGTGATTTAAAAAGTATTCAGATATTGACTAGACAAATATATAAAGAAGTTTTTAAAATAGAAGGTATTACAGATGTCAGTTCAAGTTTAGATTCTGGGGGTAAAAAACTTGAAATTATATTTAAAAGAGATAAAATTAGATCTTTAAATATATCAGTAAAGGAAATTGAAGAAATACTCAGTTATTATTTATTGGGAGGAGATAGAACCAATACAGTTACTATAAAATCTGGAAATGAAGAAATAGAAGTTTTAGTTCGTCTTTCTAAAAAGGACAGGAAATCTGTTAAACAATTAGAAAATTTAAAAATTAAAATTGCAGATAATTCATTTATAAATTTAAGTGAAATTGCAGATATCAAAAAGGTAGAAAACCAACTTAGTATTGATAAAATTAACAGATTTTATCGTGCAAGTATTTATGTAAATGATGGAGGTGTAGGAACTCAAAAAATTCAACAAGAATTAGTAAAAATCTTTTCTGAAAAAAATAAAGATTCATCTATTCATTATTACTGGGGAGGAGATGCAGAAAAAATGCAAAGATCAATGAAAGAACTGATGACCACTTTTCTTATTGCAATCTTTTTAATCTATGCTTTATTAGCTTCACAATTTGAAAGTTTTTTATTTCCATTTTTAGTTATGGGGAGTATTCCTTTTTCTTTAGTAGGAGTTATTATTGGTTTTTTAATAACTCAGCATACTTTAGATGCAGTGGCAATGGTAGGTGTAATTCTTTTAATAGGTATTGTAGTAAATAATGCTATTGTGTTATTGGATTTTATACAACAAGAAGAAAGAGAAAGTAAAAATAAAAAAGAAGCCATAGAAAAAGCTTGTAATATTAGATTACGTCCTATTTTACTGACAAGCCTCACAACTATTGTAGGAATGATTCCGTTGTCTTTAGGAATTGGTGATGGAAGTGAAGTTTATCAAGGTTTAGGAATTTCTATTATTTTTGGAATGAGTTTTTCTACTTTACTAACATTGATATTTGTTCCTACAACTTATTATATGTTAACAAGTATATTTTCAAAAAAATTATAA
- a CDS encoding TetR/AcrR family transcriptional regulator has protein sequence MAQVLKEEIKNRIYKAASKIFYEKGFLKTKMKDISEEAEIPVGLVYTYYKNKEELFDEIVNPIYHYLNLAIEKEEKEEGSALERFKATGEEYVLKLLNQHKNLVILMDKAQGTKHENAKQVFIKILENHIKRQVQKKGIIIEEKILIHILASNFTESLLEIARHYENSEWAKKMLNLVTKCYYEGVNSI, from the coding sequence ATGGCTCAAGTTTTAAAAGAAGAGATTAAGAATAGAATTTATAAAGCTGCTTCAAAAATTTTTTATGAAAAAGGATTTTTAAAAACAAAAATGAAAGATATATCAGAAGAAGCTGAAATACCAGTAGGTTTAGTATATACTTATTATAAAAATAAAGAAGAGCTATTTGATGAAATTGTAAATCCAATTTATCATTATTTGAACTTGGCAATAGAAAAGGAAGAAAAAGAAGAAGGTTCGGCATTGGAAAGATTTAAAGCCACTGGTGAAGAATATGTTTTAAAATTACTTAATCAACATAAGAACCTTGTTATTTTAATGGATAAAGCACAAGGGACAAAGCACGAAAATGCAAAGCAAGTGTTTATAAAAATTTTAGAAAATCATATTAAAAGACAAGTTCAAAAAAAAGGAATTATTATTGAAGAAAAAATTTTAATACATATTTTAGCAAGCAATTTTACAGAAAGTTTATTAGAGATAGCAAGACATTATGAAAATTCAGAGTGGGCAAAAAAAATGTTGAATTTAGTTACTAAGTGTTATTATGAGGGGGTAAACTCTATTTAA
- a CDS encoding flavodoxin, with protein MKTVGIFFGTTGGKTQEVADIIAAKLGDAQVFDVANGVAEMEVFDNIIMASPTYGMGELQDDWASVIDEVADMDFSGKVVAFVGVGDAAIFGANYVESMKHFYDAVQPKGAKIVGFTSTDGYDFEASEAVIDGDKFMGLAIDASFDTDEITSKVEDWLDNKVKDELL; from the coding sequence ATGAAAACAGTTGGTATATTTTTTGGAACTACAGGAGGAAAAACTCAAGAAGTTGCTGATATCATAGCTGCTAAATTAGGGGATGCACAAGTATTTGATGTTGCTAATGGTGTTGCTGAAATGGAAGTTTTTGACAATATTATAATGGCTTCTCCAACTTATGGAATGGGAGAATTACAAGATGATTGGGCTTCTGTTATTGATGAAGTTGCAGATATGGATTTCTCTGGAAAAGTTGTTGCATTTGTTGGTGTAGGAGATGCTGCAATATTTGGAGCTAACTATGTTGAATCTATGAAACATTTCTATGATGCTGTTCAACCTAAAGGAGCTAAAATTGTTGGATTCACTTCTACTGACGGATATGATTTTGAAGCTTCTGAAGCAGTTATTGATGGAGATAAATTTATGGGACTTGCTATAGATGCTTCATTTGATACTGACGAAATAACTTCTAAAGTTGAAGACTGGTTAGATAATAAAGTTAAAGATGAATTATTATAA
- a CDS encoding AbgT family transporter, whose translation MEKEKKRGIQRFLDFIERGGNKLPHPLSLFWIFCVIIAIISAIAAASGASVTYEGFDRKAGVIQETTLTIKSLLDAEGIRYIFSSMVKNFTGFAPLGTVLVALIGIGVAEGSGLMGATMKKVVTATPKRALTAIVVLAGVMSNIASDAGYVVLIPLGAVIFLSFGRHPIAGLAAAFAGVSGGFSANLLLSTTDPLLSGITTEAAKILDPNYFVNPASNYYFMCGSTILIMFIGTFITEKIIEPRLGEYKGEVLVDHNELTDQERKALRCAGITVIIFCIIIGILTLPSNAILRVDGTLKQWTHDGLVPTLMMFFLFPGIVYGKVAGTIKNDKDVAKMMGSSLATMGGYLALAFAASQFVAYFSYTHLGTYVAVKGADFLQSIGLTGLPLIVLFVFVAAFINLFMGSASAKWAIMAPIFVPMLMRLGYTPEFTQLAYRIGDSSTNIITPLMTYFAMIVAFMQKYDKDAGMGTLISIMLPYSISFLIGWTIFLMLWFVTGLPIGVEGAIHLAGM comes from the coding sequence ATGGAAAAAGAGAAGAAAAGAGGGATTCAAAGATTTTTGGATTTTATTGAAAGGGGAGGGAATAAGCTACCACATCCATTATCACTATTTTGGATATTCTGTGTTATAATAGCAATCATATCTGCTATTGCTGCTGCTTCAGGAGCTTCTGTTACTTATGAAGGATTTGACAGAAAGGCCGGTGTAATCCAAGAAACAACATTAACTATTAAATCACTTTTAGATGCAGAAGGAATAAGATATATTTTCTCATCTATGGTAAAAAACTTTACTGGATTTGCACCTTTAGGAACAGTTTTAGTTGCACTTATTGGTATAGGGGTTGCTGAAGGAAGTGGACTTATGGGAGCAACTATGAAAAAAGTTGTAACTGCAACACCTAAAAGAGCTTTAACAGCAATAGTTGTATTAGCAGGAGTTATGTCAAATATTGCATCAGATGCTGGGTATGTTGTATTAATACCATTAGGAGCAGTTATATTTTTATCATTTGGTAGACATCCAATAGCAGGACTTGCTGCTGCTTTTGCAGGAGTATCAGGAGGGTTTTCAGCTAACCTTTTACTTTCTACAACAGATCCATTATTATCTGGAATTACAACAGAAGCTGCTAAAATACTAGATCCTAATTATTTTGTAAATCCAGCTTCTAATTATTATTTTATGTGTGGGTCAACTATATTAATAATGTTTATAGGTACATTTATAACTGAAAAAATTATTGAGCCTAGACTTGGTGAATATAAGGGAGAAGTTTTAGTAGATCATAATGAATTAACTGATCAAGAAAGAAAAGCATTAAGATGTGCAGGAATTACAGTTATAATTTTCTGTATTATAATTGGTATTTTAACACTTCCTAGTAATGCTATTTTAAGAGTAGATGGAACTTTAAAACAATGGACTCATGATGGACTTGTTCCTACTTTAATGATGTTTTTCTTATTTCCCGGTATAGTATATGGTAAAGTTGCAGGAACTATAAAAAATGACAAAGATGTTGCTAAAATGATGGGTTCATCACTTGCAACTATGGGAGGATATTTAGCACTTGCATTTGCAGCATCACAATTTGTTGCTTATTTCTCTTATACACATTTAGGAACTTATGTAGCTGTAAAAGGGGCAGATTTCTTACAAAGCATAGGATTAACTGGGTTACCATTAATAGTATTATTTGTTTTTGTTGCTGCATTTATCAATTTATTTATGGGATCAGCTTCAGCAAAATGGGCTATAATGGCTCCAATATTTGTACCTATGTTAATGAGATTAGGATATACACCTGAATTTACTCAATTAGCATATAGAATAGGAGATTCTTCAACTAATATAATAACTCCATTGATGACTTATTTTGCTATGATAGTTGCATTTATGCAAAAATATGATAAAGATGCTGGTATGGGAACTTTAATTTCTATAATGCTTCCTTATTCTATTAGTTTCTTAATTGGTTGGACAATATTCTTAATGCTTTGGTTTGTAACTGGTTTACCAATAGGAGTAGAAGGAGCTATTCACTTAGCAGGAATGTAA